In Rhodospirillum rubrum ATCC 11170, a genomic segment contains:
- a CDS encoding MetQ/NlpA family ABC transporter substrate-binding protein: MRMAKIVRVPALRVALAGALLVLGLGPCLAQTIRLGVTPGPHAQIAEAVVPVARAQGLEVKVIEFSDGTLINAATNEGELEANAFQHGPYLEGQIKDRGYDLVSIAKTVLLPMAAYSKRVAALGDLPQKAKVSIPNDPTNGGRALKLLEAGGLLTLKPGLGFASTVFDIDSNPKNLRILELEATQVPRSLDDVDLAVINTNYALATGLDPLRDSLLREGDLSQYFCLIAVRRQDADQPWAKVLRQSFLSPEVKAFVATTFHGNILAGW; encoded by the coding sequence ATGAGGATGGCGAAGATCGTGCGAGTACCCGCCCTTCGCGTGGCCTTGGCTGGGGCGCTGCTGGTCCTTGGCCTTGGCCCTTGCCTAGCGCAAACCATCCGCCTGGGCGTCACCCCCGGCCCCCATGCCCAGATCGCCGAGGCTGTGGTGCCGGTGGCCCGCGCCCAGGGGCTTGAGGTCAAGGTGATCGAATTCAGCGACGGCACCTTGATCAACGCCGCCACCAATGAAGGGGAGCTGGAGGCCAACGCTTTTCAGCATGGTCCCTATCTTGAAGGCCAGATCAAGGATCGCGGCTATGATCTGGTGTCGATCGCCAAGACCGTGCTGCTGCCGATGGCGGCCTATTCCAAGCGCGTCGCCGCCCTTGGCGACCTGCCGCAAAAGGCCAAGGTATCCATCCCCAATGATCCGACCAATGGCGGCCGGGCGCTCAAGCTGCTGGAGGCCGGGGGCCTGCTGACCCTCAAGCCCGGCCTGGGCTTCGCCTCGACGGTCTTCGATATCGACAGCAACCCCAAGAACCTGCGGATTCTGGAGCTGGAAGCGACCCAGGTGCCGCGCTCGCTTGACGATGTCGATCTCGCCGTCATCAACACCAATTACGCCCTGGCCACCGGCCTTGATCCTTTGCGGGATTCGCTGCTGCGCGAAGGCGATCTGTCGCAATACTTCTGCCTGATCGCCGTTCGCCGCCAGGATGCCGATCAACCCTGGGCCAAGGTTCTGCGCCAGTCGTTTCTCTCCCCCGAGGTCAAGGCCTTCGTCGCCACCACCTTCCACGGCAATATTCTTGCCGGCTGGTAG